Proteins encoded within one genomic window of Glycine soja cultivar W05 chromosome 1, ASM419377v2, whole genome shotgun sequence:
- the LOC114369172 gene encoding uncharacterized protein LOC114369172: MEEDVPQVTEDVPHMADDVAQMSEDAPQMTADVDATVAEDLGHDGAEGSRADEGFPGGPRDPSVLTSFAKHVAHAIWTGQERLELKLVSHGRKVTLIGRPVPAIERLVVATGLSPLIECSVVTGDPGLISIFVERWHRETNTFHLPVGELTITLDDVSSLLHLPISGAFHSFPALSVDEVVFLLMELLEVSSKEARAETAQVRGAYVRLSWVRDMYEMRCQARRWIVATRAYLLHLCWIYEHFPSEHQCVTDDAYEETSPCASRWLTTKAHMKRITGAPYQARWDALTITDVCWLPYSDHRGVKGFELISSFQGKLRWGPTVVTVRPERVLCRFWYIQSIPPPFVSASLSYDDIDDRWMHFSDHATAVGDLYVVPGQDDYEGYEAIAERLERVLNLRMVTAGTELHDIMQDCLRIARGVPAQMEVLGLDKGGAQSIDDVFYVL; the protein is encoded by the exons GACGATGTTGCTCAGATGAGTGAAGATGCGCCTCAGATGACCGCGGACGTAGATGCGACTGTTGCAGAGGACTTAGGTCATGATGGTGCTGAGGGGTCACGTGCTGAtgagggattccctggtgggCCCCGTGACCCATCAGTTCTGACTTCATTTGCGAAGCATGTCGCACATGCTATTTGGACTGGACAG gagcgtCTTGAGCTAAAGTTGGTGTCGCACGGGAGGAAGGTGACGTTaattgggaggccagtgcctgcGATTGAAAGGCTGGTTgttgccacaggattaagtccattGATCGAGTGTTCAGTTGTAACCggcgatcctggacttatatccatatttgtggagaggtggcacaggGAGACCaacaccttccaccttccagtAGGAGAGTTGACAATCACACTAGATGATGTGTCATCACTCCTCCATCTCCCTATCAGTGGCGCCTTCCACAGCTTCCCGGCTCTTTCCGTGGACGAGGTAGTATTTTTGTTGATGGAGTTGCTCGAGGTGTCCAGTAAGGAGGCTAGAGCCGAGACAGCACAAGTGCGCGGGGCATATGTACGCCTCTCATGGGTTCGGGATATGTATGAGATGAGATGCCAGGCACGACGATGGATTGTAGCAACTCGTGCTTATCTCCTGCACCTG tgttgGATCTATGAGCATTTTCCGAGTGAGCATCAGTGCGTCACCGATGATGCGTATGAGGAGACGTCCCCTTGTGCCTCCCGGTGGCTGACGACGAAGGCTCATATGAAGAGAATTACAGGAGCGCCGTACCAGGCACGTTGGGATGCTTTGACGATCACAGACGTGTGCTGGTTGCCTTACAGTGACCATCGAGGGGTTAAGGGGTTTGAGCTGATTTCATCATTCCAGGGTAAGTTGAGATGGGGTCCTACGGTGGTTACagttcgaccggagagggtgCTATGCCGGTTTTGGTACATTCAGAGCATTCCTCCGCCGTTTGTTAGCGCTTCGTTGTCATATGATGATATAGATGACAGATGGATGCATTTCTCGGACCATGCAACAGCTGTGGGTGACCTTTATGtagtgcctgggcag GATGATTACGAAGGCTATGAGGCGATCGCAGaaaggttggagcgtgtgctcaaccttaggatggtCACTGCAGGGACAGAGTTACATGATATCATGCAAGATTGCCTGAGGATAGCCAGGGGGGTGCCAGCACAGATGGAAGTGTTAGGGCTCGACAAAGGTGGCGCACAGAGCATTGAtgatgttttttatgttttgtag